The Pseudomonas entomophila genome segment TCCTTGCACGCGATGTTGGTCAGGGTCGGCTGGTTGGCACGCATGCCGTTTTCAGCAGACTCGGCCGTCAGCAGTTTCTTGCTGAAATCGCCGTAGAACTCATCGAGGACGTTCTTCCAGTCACGCTCGCCCTGAGCCACGTCGTCAAGGTTTTCTTCCATGCCGGCGGTGAAGCCGTAGTCCATCAGATTGGCGAAGCTCTCGGAAAGACGCTCGGTAACGATGTCACCCATCTTCTCGGAATAGAAACGGCGGTTGTGCAGCGTGACGTAGCCGCGGTCCTGGATGGTGGAAATGATCGCCGCGTAGGTCGATGGGCGGCCAATGCCGCGCTTTTCCATTTCCTTGACCAGGCTGGCCTCGGTGAAGCGTGCCGGCGGCTTGGTGAAGTGCTGGCTGGGGTCGAGCTGGATCAGCTTGAGCGCTTCGCCCTGGGCCATTTCTGGCAGCACGTCATCTTCGCCCGGCTTGCTCTGCTGTGGCAGCACACGGGTGTAACCGTCGAATTTCAGAATGCGGCCCTTGGCGCGCAGCTCGAAATCGCCGGCCGCCACGGTGACGCTGGTGGACAGGTACTGCGCCGGCGGCATCTGGCAGGCCAGGAACTGGCGCCAGATCAGCTCGTACAGGCGCTCGGCATCGCGCTCCATGCCACTGAGCTTGGTTGGGTGGGTGTTGACGTCGGAAGGGCGGATCGCCTCGTGCGCTTCCTGGGCGCCCTCCTTGCTGCCATACACCATGGGGGCGTCCGGCAGGTACTGCTTGCCGAACTCGCGCTCGATGTAGCTGCGCGCCATTTCCACTGCGTCGGTCGACAGGTTGGTCGAGTCGGTACGCATGTAAGTGATGTAGCCCGCTTCATAGAGACGCTGAGCCATCATCATGGTCTTCTTCACACCGAAGCCCAGGCGGTTGCTCGCGGCCTGCTGCAAAGTCGAAGTGATGAACGGCGCCGACGGCTTGCTGCTGGTCGGACGGTCTTCACGCTTGACCACGCTGTAGCTGGACGCCTTGAGCTTTTCCAGTGCCGCCATGGCCTGTGCTTCGTTGAGCGGCTTGAAGGCTTCACCCTTCTCACGCGCCACCTCGAAACGCACCTTGGCATTCTTGGCGGTGCCCAGGTCGGCGTGGACTTCCCAGTATTCTTCCGGGTTGAACGCACGGATCTCGCGCTCACGCTCGACTACCAGCTTCACCGCCACCGACTGCACACGGCCTGCGGACAGGCCACGGGCGATCTTGGCCCACAGCAGCGGCGAAACCATGTAACCGACCACGCGGTCGAGGAAACGACGCGCCTGCTGGGCATTGACCCGGTCGATATCGAGGTCGCCCGGCTGGGAGAAGGCCTCCTGAATGGCCTTCTTGGTGATTTCGTTGAACACCACGCGCTTGTAGCGGCTGTCGTCACCGCCGATGGCTTCGCGCAGATGCCAGGCAATGGCTTCCCCCTCGCGATCCAAGTCGGTTGCGAGATAGATGGTGTCGGCATCCTTGGCCAGGCGGCGCAGCTCGTCGATCACCTTCTCCTTGCCGGGAAGGATCTCGTACTTGGCTTTCCAGCCAGCCTCCGGGTCGACACCCATGCGCGCCACCAGCTGGCGTCGGGCCTTCTCCTTGGGCGACAGGGCCGGCGCCTCACTCGCGGTCTTGCCGCGCTTGGCCGCCGGTTCCTTGCTCGCACTGGCGGAACCGCTGGTGGGGAGGTCGCGGATATGGCCGATACTCGACTTCACCACGTACTGGTTACCCAGGTACTTGTTGATGGTCTTGGCCTTGGCCGGGGATTCCACAATGACCAGCGATTTGCCCATGGATCGGAGTATTCCTGAATCTGAAGATGAAAAACGCGTCAGGTGCCAGACGCGGCACCGCTATATATAGTGGCAAAAGAGTGAGGTCAAGCGCAGACGCTTACTCGCCTGCCTTGGCCAACAGCCCGGACAACCCTTCTTCGGCCTTGACCAAAGCAAAGCGTGGCACCTGCTCGCCGTCAACCTCGACCGACTCGAGGAACATCGAAAGGGGTCGCACCCAGAGCCCGAACTCACCGTACAGGGCCTGGTAGAACACCACCCACTGCTCGGTTTCGGAGTGGCGCGCGGCGCCGAACACACGATACTCAGGCCCTTTGTAGTGCCGGTACACACCGGGTTGTATCTGCATGTCACTCATGCCTCTTGAACAAATCCTGTAAAAAACAAAAACCGGGGCACATGGCCCCGGCTGCTGGCTTGCAACGCGATCAGACGCGTTCGAAGACAGTGGTGATGCCTTGGCCCAGGCCGACGCACATGGTGGCAACGCCGAGCGTACCGCCATTCTGCTTCATGACGTTGAGCAGGGTGCCGGAAATCCGCGCACCGGAGCAACCGAACGGGTGGCCCAGGGCGATGGCGCCGCCGTGCAGGTTAACCTTCTCATCCATCTTGTCGAGCACTTTCAGATCTTTCAGCACTGGCAGGGCCTGTGCCGCGAAGGCTTCGTTGAGTTCGATGAAGTCGATGTCGGCCATGGTCAAGCCGGCGCGCTTGAGGGCTTTCTGCGTCGATGGCACCGG includes the following:
- the topA gene encoding type I DNA topoisomerase — protein: MGKSLVIVESPAKAKTINKYLGNQYVVKSSIGHIRDLPTSGSASASKEPAAKRGKTASEAPALSPKEKARRQLVARMGVDPEAGWKAKYEILPGKEKVIDELRRLAKDADTIYLATDLDREGEAIAWHLREAIGGDDSRYKRVVFNEITKKAIQEAFSQPGDLDIDRVNAQQARRFLDRVVGYMVSPLLWAKIARGLSAGRVQSVAVKLVVEREREIRAFNPEEYWEVHADLGTAKNAKVRFEVAREKGEAFKPLNEAQAMAALEKLKASSYSVVKREDRPTSSKPSAPFITSTLQQAASNRLGFGVKKTMMMAQRLYEAGYITYMRTDSTNLSTDAVEMARSYIEREFGKQYLPDAPMVYGSKEGAQEAHEAIRPSDVNTHPTKLSGMERDAERLYELIWRQFLACQMPPAQYLSTSVTVAAGDFELRAKGRILKFDGYTRVLPQQSKPGEDDVLPEMAQGEALKLIQLDPSQHFTKPPARFTEASLVKEMEKRGIGRPSTYAAIISTIQDRGYVTLHNRRFYSEKMGDIVTERLSESFANLMDYGFTAGMEENLDDVAQGERDWKNVLDEFYGDFSKKLLTAESAENGMRANQPTLTNIACKECGRPMMIRTASTGVFLGCSGYSLPPKERCKATVNLVPGDEIAADDEGESESLVLRGKHRCPICATAMDAYLLDEKRKLHICGNNPDCAGYEIEEGNYRIKGYEGPSLECDKCGSEMQLKTGRFGKFFGCTNATCKNTRKLLKSGEAAPPKMDKVDMPELKCEKVDDTYVLRDGASGLFLAASQFPKNRETRAPLVLEIVPHKHEIDPKYHFLCDAPQKDPDGRPAVIRYSRKTKEQYVQSEVDGKPTGWKAFFDGKAWKVEDKR
- a CDS encoding DUF1653 domain-containing protein, which produces MQIQPGVYRHYKGPEYRVFGAARHSETEQWVVFYQALYGEFGLWVRPLSMFLESVEVDGEQVPRFALVKAEEGLSGLLAKAGE